The following are encoded in a window of Brevibacillus sp. DP1.3A genomic DNA:
- a CDS encoding MFS transporter, with protein MQWLSWDLNLKTRLIGETLFNLLFWMYFPFLTLHFSDTFGKNVAGLLMTVPPIMSMIGNLFGGYLADRFGRRYVMLSGAFLQAGMFVLFAFSLSSWIDYLAFIGIGLGKAIYSPASSAMVADLTSDKDRRRVIATFVTAMNIGAVLGPALGAIFFFQYRSELLWTCALVTFLYSIAIWINVRETLPQSVKSSVTSIHFPSVMKEQWQSYTVILRDKAFAIYIFAGMLITIAIVQLDLFLAVYVKEFVPAQTLLAWNAWSLSLSNTEIFGWMLGISGLLFVLCALPVTKWFENWSDRNVFLLSSLLFGMGMFLVGFTTNAWLLFGCVVIFTLGEVMRTPVEQSFVSKYAPEHARGQYMGAANLQYSLGRFLAPVTVILSEWIMPIGVFGFILFCSLLSAVLYVKLFQIVQKRESSPYS; from the coding sequence GTGCAATGGCTGTCATGGGATCTGAACCTGAAGACCAGATTGATCGGCGAGACGCTTTTCAACCTATTGTTTTGGATGTACTTTCCCTTTCTTACCCTCCACTTTAGTGATACCTTTGGCAAAAATGTTGCCGGGTTACTCATGACAGTGCCACCGATTATGAGTATGATCGGCAATCTTTTTGGCGGCTATTTGGCTGATCGATTTGGTCGTCGATATGTCATGCTGTCAGGAGCGTTTTTGCAGGCAGGCATGTTTGTCCTGTTTGCCTTCTCCCTCTCTTCTTGGATCGATTATCTTGCGTTTATTGGAATCGGGCTTGGCAAAGCGATATACAGCCCGGCGAGTTCTGCGATGGTCGCTGATCTCACCTCAGACAAAGACAGACGCAGAGTCATCGCTACCTTCGTTACAGCCATGAACATTGGCGCCGTATTGGGACCCGCTCTGGGGGCCATCTTTTTCTTTCAATACCGCAGTGAGCTGCTGTGGACTTGTGCGCTTGTCACTTTTTTGTATTCGATTGCGATCTGGATCAACGTGCGGGAGACACTGCCACAATCCGTAAAAAGCTCTGTCACCTCTATCCACTTCCCTTCCGTTATGAAGGAGCAATGGCAGAGCTACACCGTCATTCTACGCGACAAAGCTTTTGCCATCTATATTTTCGCAGGCATGCTGATTACAATCGCAATCGTGCAGCTCGATTTATTTTTGGCAGTCTATGTAAAAGAATTCGTGCCAGCGCAGACGCTGCTCGCGTGGAATGCCTGGTCACTCTCGCTTAGCAATACGGAGATTTTCGGATGGATGCTGGGTATAAGCGGTCTTCTGTTTGTTCTGTGCGCCCTGCCTGTTACCAAATGGTTTGAGAACTGGAGCGACCGGAATGTCTTCCTCTTGTCCTCCTTGCTATTTGGTATGGGCATGTTTTTGGTGGGATTCACGACAAATGCATGGCTGTTGTTCGGATGCGTGGTCATTTTTACACTAGGGGAAGTGATGCGAACTCCGGTCGAGCAGAGCTTCGTCAGCAAATACGCACCAGAACATGCACGAGGACAGTATATGGGTGCCGCTAACCTGCAGTACTCGCTCGGCCGCTTCCTCGCTCCCGTGACCGTCATTCTTTCGGAGTGGATCATGCCGATTGGCGTTTTTGGGT